CTTATAAATTGTTTGTCAAAGCTTTTTTGAGGTTTTCCAGGTTCATATTCATCCTTTGGCCAAAAACGTGAGGAATCAGGAGTTAAGACCTCATCAATTAAAATTATTTTTCCCTCATAAAATCCAAATTCAAACTTTGTATCTGCAATAATTATACCTTTTGATTCAGCATAATTTGAAGCCTTTATATAAAGTTTTAAAGAAAGGTCTCTTAAAGTTTCTGCAACTTCTTTTCTTACAATATTTATAAGTTCATCTAAGGTGATATTAATGTCGTGTCCTTCTTCAGCTTTAGTTGAGGGGGTAAAAATGGGTTCTGGAAGTTTATCAGCTTCTTTTAAACCTTCAGGAAGTTTTATTCCACAAACTTTACCAGTTTTTTGGTATTCCTTCATCGCAGAGCCTGTTATATAACCTCTCACGATACATTCAACAGGAATAACTTTAGCTTTCTTAACAATCATACTTCTTTGATAAAGAATTTCTTTATAGGGCTTAAGGATTTTAGGATATTCTTCTATATGAGCTGTGATTAAATGGTTTTCTACAATATCTTTAAGAAAATCAAGCCAAAAAAGGGTCATAAGAGTAAGTATTTTCCCTTTATCAGGGATAGGAGTAGGTAAAACCACATCAAAAGCAGAAATTCTATCTGTAACAACGATAAGAAGTCTATCTCCAAGATCATAGATATCTCTTACTTTACCCCTTTTTAAAAGGGGAATCTCTTTGATATCTGTTTGGAAAAGAGCATTTTCCATAAATTTAGGAGACAGCTTTAGCTAATTTTCTGGTGCGTTTTTTAAATCTACTTGCCAATCTTCTATATCTTTCATATTTTACCCAATCTTTATTTTTTTTAGCTTCTTCAGCAAGGGCTTTAAATTTTTTCACCTTAGCCTTAAGTTCTCTCATTGATTCTCCAACCTTTTTAGGTTCCTCTTTAATTCCATAAACTTTCTTTAAAACTGATATAAGTTCCTCTTTATTCATTCCGTGAACACCGCTAATTTCAGGAATTTGAAGAGCAATTTCTCTCAGCTCTTTAATGGTCATCTTTTCAAGTTTTTTCTCCAATTTTGGAAGTTCTCTCATTTCTTCTGTATTCTTTTCTTCCATAAAGAGCCCTCCTTCAAGAAGAGTTTTCGAAAGTCTTTATAAATTATCACAAAACTTATATAAAGCAACTCAGGAAGTTGAGATACCAAATTTTTAAGTTTTTTACACAATTAATAAGCACTATGGTAGTGTTTAATTAATTGTGTAAAGACTTGAAAAGTAAAAATGGACATGGCAGCTTCCCCAATGGTTAATAACCAAAACTACCAGAAGGGAGGGGAAGCTACCATAAAAGAAAAAAAACTAAAGCCTGAACCACACAAACTATAGATTTTACGCTAAGGATTTACTTACAAAGTACGGGAAGGTTCAAGATTTAAAAGTGCCTCGATTCAAGAATGGTGGTTTTCGTCCAGCTATACTTCCTGAAAGAAGGAAGGATGATTTAGATCTTACATCTGCTATTATTACCCTTTATGTATTCACCTCAAAGATTTTTCGGTTAATAAAGGTGACCGAGGATGAAGTAAGTGCGTTTAGTATGTATTTATTTGGAGAAGTAAAGTAGCAAAAAAGCCGTTTATTTAGCTTGAAATGGGTAAGATCTAATGGAAAAAAGGAAATGGAATGAGAGGTTTATAGTGGAAGAGTTAAGAAGGATATATAGAGCGGATACCGAAGAATCTGCTAAAGAGGGGATATTAAGATTAAAGGAAAGATAGGGTAAAATATTTCTTAGGGCAGTTTATTTATACAACTAATCAGCTTGAAAGATTAGCAAAGGAGATAAAAAGGAGGATAAAGGTAATAAAAGTATTTTCAGATGAAGTATCAGCGGAAAGATTATTTATATTTAATCTTGATAGAACTAGATAACAGGTTAAACTCAAGAAAATTAAGAAAATTTAATGAGATTAAATTGGTGAAGCATTATGCTCTTCTCGACAGGTTTTTTTATTGTTTAAAAGGGCGCTAAGAAGGATTTTTTATGACCTGGAGCTTAAGATATAGAATTGGCTAAAAGAGAATATCTAAAGCATATTTATTGGTGTTTTTATTAATATTGATTAAAAATTGGTTCGAAATGAAAATTTCTATAGAGAAAAAGAGGGTGTTCATGAGAAAAAATTTAAAAGATTGATAAAATGGAGGGGAAATGGGAGTTTTTATCACAAATGAAGGAGTAAAAAATTTCAAAGAAAGACTGAAAGTTTTGATAAAAAATAGCGAGGAATTGAAGTTTCTTGTTGGGTTTTTCTACTTTTCAGGTATGAGAGAATTATATGAAACATTAAAAGAAATGTATAAAAAAAATGAATTACAAACAGGGCATATAAAGGTACTCGTTGGTCTGTATGTAGATGTAGATAATTATGGAATTTATGAAATAGCAAGAAAGAGAGCATACTTTAAAGAATACAGCATAGATGCAATAAAAAAGACTTTTTTTGAATCCGTAAAAAGGGCTTTTAATTCAGATGAGATGGATAATAAGGATTTCTATGAACAGGTAGATTTTTTCATCAAACTACTTGAAGAAGAGAAGCTGATTCTTAGAAAAACAATAGAGCCAAATCATGCTAAGTTGTATCTTTTTAAGCTCAAAGATAATGAAATTTTACCTAATCTTTTCATTATAGGAAGTAGCAACCTTACAAAGGCTGGTTTAACATCTCAAAATGAGTTCAATGTAGAAATTAAAGATTTTGGTTTTAAAGAGGCTGAGGAGTATTTTGACGGGCACTGGAATAAGGCTGTAGAATTATCTAAGAATGATATTTCAAAATTGGTAAACATCCTTAGAAATGAAACTTTATTAAGAAAAGTCAATCCTTTTACGGCTTATGTTTATCTCTTAAAAACTTATTTAGAGATACATCAAGGAAAGGATTTAAAAGAGGATCCTAAGGAACTAATGGAAAAAGCTGGTTATAAGCCCTATTCTTATCAACTGACCGCTGTTTCTCAAGCTAAATCAAACTGCGAAGCCCATAATGGAACTATTCTTGCCGATGTTGTTGGTTTAGGAAAAACTGTTATAGCTTGTCTAACCGCTAAAGTGCTTGGAAAAAGAGGGATAGTAATCTGTCCACCACATTTAATAGGGGATGATGCCAAGTTATCAGGATGGAAGAAGTATCTTGAAGATTTTAAGCTTTACGATTGGGAAGTCTTTTCAGTAGGTAAACTTGAGGAAGCATTAAATTTTGTTAAAAAGAGAGAAAATATTGAGATCGTGATCGTTGATGAAGCTCACAGGTTTAGGAATGAAAGAACGCAAAGCTACTATTATCTAAGCGAAATTTGTAGAGGTAGAAAGGTAATCTTACTTACAGCAACACCCTTCAATAACCGTCCGGCTGATTTGTTTGCCCTCTTAAAGCTTTTTACTATACCTAAAAAATCATCAATTGTGCTCGATGAAGACCTCGAAAGTAGATTTTGGGAGTATGAGCATATTTTTAAAAAACTTTCTTACATTAAGAATTACCATAATTCTTATGATATTAAGAAAAGAAAGCAAGTAGAGAAGTATTATAAGGAGATATTTAGAAGTAAAAAGGTAGACTTAGGGAAGGTAAATGAAAAGGCTAAGGAGATTGCGAATGAGATAAGGTCGATTCTTGAGCCAGTAGTTATAAGAAGAAATCGTCTTGATCTTAGACATTTTAAAGAGAAAATAGACCTTCCAGAAGTAAAAGACCCGATAGAGTGGTTCTACGAATTAACACCAGAGCAGTTAGAATTTTATGATGAAGTTATCCAAACTTTTGCTCCCTTTGACGGAAGCTCAAGAACCTTTTCTGGTGCTATCTATTTCCCAATAAAGTATGAGAAGGGAATAGAAGACTATATAGAGGAAATCAGTTTTTATTTAGAAGGACCCAAATATATCACCCCTGAAGAAAGTTTTCTTTATTTTAGCCAAAGAAATCTCTATGATTTCATGAGACGGCTTCTTGTAAAAAGGTTTGAAAGTAGCTTTGGTGCTTTTTATGAAAGTTTGCAAAGGTTTAAAAGAACACATGAAAAGGCTTTAAAGTTTATTGAAAGGACTGGGAAGTTTATTTTGGATAGAAAGCTTTTGGAAAAGATAGCCGAGGCAGACGATGAAACCATTGAGGCAGAACTTGCCGAGTATGAAAAAAGTTTAGAAGAAGAGAAGATTAACAGAAAATATTATAAAATCTATGAAGTAAATAACTTTAAACAAAAAAACGAATTCATAACTCATATTAAAAACGACATTAGGCTTTTTGAACATTTAATGAAAAGATTGGAAGAAGTTGGATTAAGAGAATACGATCCAAAGGTTGAGCGTTTAACATCTGGATTAAAGGAATATTTAGCTCAAGGTAGAAAGGTGGTCATTTTTACAGAATATATTGATACGGCTAAACATCTGGCAGAATATTTAAGGAGGGAGTTTGAGGATAGTTTACTCGTAGCTATTGGGAATCTTAGTAAAAGCACTTTAGAAGACCTTTACAAAAACTTTGATGCACAATATAAGGAGCAGGATGATAGATATAAAATTTTGCTTACAACTGATAAACTTTCGGAAGGAATAAATTTAAACCGGGCTGGAGTCGTGATAAATTATGATATACCATGGAATCCTGTTAGAGTAATTCAGAGGGTTGGGCGTATAAACCGCATAGGGAAAAAAGTCTATGATGAGATTTACATCGTTAACTTTTTCCCGACGGAAAAGGGGGCAGACATTGTGAAATCCCGAGAGATAGCTCAAACTAAAATGTTCATGATCCATAATATACTTGGAGAAGACGCAAAGATCTTTGCTCCTGATGAGGAGCCACAACCAGCAGAGCTCTACCGTAGGCTGACTACATACAAAGAAGATGAGGAAGAGAGTTTTTATTCTAAGATTAAAAGTGAATACGAAAACATAACTAAGAAATACCCAGAAATAGAGAAAGAAATATCTAACTTACCAAAGCGTATCAAGGTAGCTAAAAGAGGAGAGTCTTACGAGCTTTTAGTTTTCGTAAAAAAAGGAAAAGACCTTTTTGTAAGTTATAAGGATTATAGGAAGGCTATTCCAGAGGCAGTCTCCTTTGAAAAGGTAATAGAGAAAGTTCGGTGCGAAAAGGATGAACCGGCATTATCTCTATCAAGCGATTTCTGGGACCACTATGACCAAATTTTAAACGAAAGGATAGCTTATCAAAAATCAAGGCAATTAAAGCCTAATGAACTTTCAAATAAGGCTTTTAATTTGTTAAATACTTTACTAAAGTTAGAAGCTGAACAAATTAAACCTTTAATTCCGTTTATTCATAGTTTGATAGAAGATATCAGAAAATATGGAACATTGTCAGACTATGTGTGGGCAGAAATAGTATCGCTTGAGACATTTCTAAAAAAAGGTGAGATAGATAAAATAGCAGATGCCCTTAAGAAACTAAAAGAAGAAATAGGAGAAGATTTCTTAGAAAAGATAAAAGAACGTTTGAAAAGTTTAGACAGAGAAATAATCATAGCTATAGAAAATCAAGCAATATTGTAATTGGTAGTTGGGGGATATACTATGCCTATACACAGCTTTGACAGAGATATAAAACTTGCTGAAGAACTTGCTAAAAATCTTTCTTATGAAGCTTTAAACGATTTTCTATTTAGAAAAAATTTTACTATTAAATTAGAAAAGTTTTACAATTTAGAAGGCAAGCCTATTGATGAATACGGGATTAAAAATCTTCAATTATTTGCAACAAAGGAGATAGATGGTCAGCCTTTTCATGTTTATACTTTAGAGCTCACAACTGAGCTTACAGAGCGTTCGAGCAAGAAAAGGCAATTTAATATAGCAAAGAAGCTTCTTAATACTCAATTGGTAAATGCTGGTCTTTTTATTTTTCATGATGGTTCAGGGAATTTTCGCTTTTCCTTAGTGTATAAGGAAACATTTGGCACAAAAGCGGACTATAGCTATTATAAAAGGTATACTTTCTATGTTAGTCCTAAGCTTTCTAATAAGACTTTTATTCTTCAAATAGGAAAGTGCGATTTTGATACTTTTCAGAGCATAAAAACCGCCTTTAGTGTAGAACCTGTAACAAAACAATTTTATGATGAATTGCAAGCTTGGTATTACTATGCTATGGATAAAGTTTGGTTCCCTGAGGATTATAAATATTCAGATGACCCAGAAAAAGATAAGGAAATACGCACTGCCTTAAACCTTATTAGGCTCATCACAAGATTAATCTTTATTTGGTTTTTAAAAGAAAAAGAACTTATACCTGAGGTTCTTTTTGATAAAGAACAACTAAAGGGCATTGTGAAAGACTTTGGCAAAGGGCATAATTACTACAATGCCATTCTTCAAAACCTTTTCTTTGCTACGCTAAACCGTCCAATAAACGAAAGAGGTTGGGCTTATGATAAAGGTTATCCTGCTAACAAATCTAATTTTGGAATAAAAAGTTTATACCGCTATGAAGATAAGTTTCTTATACCTCCTGATGAAGTAATGAAGATATTTTTTGAAATTCCTTTTATAAACGGCGGACTTTTTGACTGTTTAGATAGAGATTCAGTTTATATAGATGGTTTTTCAAGAAATCCGAAAAAGCAAGCTAAAATACCTGATTATTTGTTCTTTCAGGAAGAAGAACAAACAGTAGACTTGTCTAAATATGGACTTGGTAGAAAAAAATTTAGAGGTCTGATTGAGATCTTAAAAAGCTACAACTTTACGACCGATGAGGCTACACCCATTGATCAAGAGATAGCTCTTGACCCAGAGCTACTTGGAAAGGTGTTTGAAAACTTACTTGCCTCATACAATCCTGAAACAGCAACTACGGCAAGAAAGGCAACGGGTAGCTATTACACACCGCGAGAGATAGTAGATTATATGGTAGATGAAAGCTTGAAAGCCTATTTTAAAACAGTACTTCCAGATATACCTGAGGAAAGTATAGAACTTCTTTTGTCCTATAGTGATGTAGTGCCAGATTTAACGGACGAGCAGAGATGGAAGATTGCTAAAGCTATAAACAACTTGAAGATAATTGACCCTGCCTGTGGTTCAGGTGCTTTTCCGATGGGTGCTCTACATAAACTTGTGCATATTCTTCAGAAGATAGACCCAGATAATAAGATTTGGTATAAAATCCAATTAGAAGAGGCATCCAAAGAGGCAGATGAAATATTTAGAACAGAAAAGGATAAAGAAAAAAGAGAAGAGCTTTTGCGAGAATTAAACGAAAACTTTGATACTAATATAAACGAGCCTGATTATGCAAGAAAGCTATACTTGATTGAAAACTGTATATATGGAGTAGATATTCAGCCAATAGCCATTCAGATTAGTAAATTAAGATTCTTTATTTCTTTAATATTGGACCAGAAAGTAGATAAAAGTAAGCCAAATTGTGGAATTTTACCTTTGCCAAATCTTGAAACTAAGTTTATTGCTGCAAATACTTTGATTGGATTAGAAAAACCAAGCAATACCTTGCATTTGATTTATCAACATACTGCTACATTAGAGAGGGATTTAAAATTGTTAAGACACAGGTATTTTAGGATAAAAACCCGTAGGGAAAAAGAGGAACTACAGAAGAAAGATCAAGAATTAAGAAAACAGATTGCTAATATTTTAAAAAAACATGGATGGTCCGTTGATGAAGCTGAAAAGATTGCAAGTTTTGACCCCTTTGACCAGAACGCCTCTGCTGATTGGTTTGACTCTGAATGGATGTTCGGAGTGAGAGATGGCTTTGATATTGCGATTGGAAATCCGCCGTATGGAGATCTATTAGGTAAAGATGTTAATAAAAATACAAAAAAATTTGTTGAAGAATATTATAGATTTTCAACAACTTCAGACATATCCAGTCCTTTTATTGAGAGAGGAGTTGAGCTTTTAAAGCCGGGAGGAAATTTATTTTATATAATCACGTTTGCAATAACATTTAATAAAGATTTCTCCAAATCTAGATACTTGTTAAATATGAAATTCAAAAGGATAGAAGTTATTTCTTTTGATAGAGATAGATGCAGTATTTTCGAGAGCATGACCCAGTCTGTTTCAATTTTAAAAGCCATAGATTATGAAAGTAAACATAGAACTGGTTTTTTTACAAGTAGAATGTTTCGTGAGACACCAGATATATACAATATAGAGCTTTCTCCAGCAAACCGTTATTTACTACCTATAGGTACTAGTTTTGAATATCCACATAGATTACCGAAAATTGGAGAAGCAATTAATCTTGGAATTTTAAATAAATTAATATCTTTTAAAAATAAGATTGGAAATGCATTAAGCAGAAATGGTAGATTAATGTATATTAGAACTAGTGGAAATTACTGGTATAATGCTTGGGATAAAAAACCATATGAAAGTTCAGAAATAAAACCGTTATATGTAAAAGAGGCATATTATAATTTCATAGTATCAATTGTTAATACATCTTTATTCTATTTTTGGTTCAGAATTTACGGAGATGGAAGACACATGAATACAGACATTTTTGAAGAATTTAGGATTCCTGAAGAAAGCAATATATTACGATATAAAAAACTACTTAATTATGTAAGAAAAGATTTGATGAATAGCTTATTCTCTGTTTTTGATGAAGAAAGGAAGCGATTTGAAACAAGAAGAATAAAAGATAGGTTGGACCTTGCTGATTTTGTAATATGTAGATATTTATACGGTTTTAATTATAACCATATTAAACACATATTGGATTATGATAAAGAAGTCAGATCTGGTATAAAGTTGGATGACAGTATTTTAGGTAAAGTTGACGAAATCCTCACGCTTACCCAATCATCAGACTACGAAACCAACCAAGAAAAACAGCAAAAAGTCAAAGAGCTTGAAAAAGAAATAGACCAATTAGTTTATAAACTATATGATCTTACAGAAGACGAGATAGCAATAATTGAAAATAACTAAAAAAGAGGAAGTTATGTCTGATAGTAGCGTAGTATTTAAATTTAAACTTGCAGAAGTTGAAGTTTTAGAGGAGAAAGAGCAAAAGTTCAGAATAAAATTACAGACAACCTCTACTCCCGGTTCTCAAAAAAGTTTGAAAGTTTTGCAAGTAAATCCTTTTTCGGACATTTTTCAAGCGTTTTATCGGTTTGTTTTAGTCCTGATGATGAATATGCAGTGTCTGGAGCAAGAGATGGTTCTATAAAGTTATGGGATATACATAGAGAAAGATTAGTTAAATCTTTTAGAGGACATAAAAGTAGCGTTAATTCCGTTTCTTTTAGCCTAGATGGGAAATATGTGTTATCTGGAAGCGATGATAAAACTATCAAACTTTGGGATGTAGAAACAGGGGAACGTATAAGGACCTTTGAGGGACATAAAGGCCGTGTAAGTTCAGCGTGTTTTAGCCCAGATGGTAAGCTTGTTATATCAGGAAGTGATGATGCAACAATTAGATTTTGGGATGTAGAAACTGGGGAGTGTATGAGAATTTTGGAAGGACATGAAGGTTCAATTAGTTTAGTATGTGAGCCCTCAGAGAAAGCTACTATACATCAGGCAATTACTTTTTCTTGTAAATTACTCAAGAGTAGGAAAGATTATTGAAAGAAATTAAAATTTAAAAGCAGAATGAACAATTGTATAATGCCTTTTTTATTGTGTAAAAATTAGTTCAGTCATATCTTTTCTCACTTTCAACCCTTTATTAAAAACGATAAATCAGCCTACTAAATTTGGTTTTTAAGTCCCGTTGTCATAAAAGTAAAACATAATCTTACCTTTTCCTTAAGAGATTATCAGATTTCATAAGATCCTTGCAACCCCTTACTAAATCAATCTTGGGGAAGTATAAGAAGATGATCCCTAATA
The window above is part of the Thermodesulfobacterium geofontis OPF15 genome. Proteins encoded here:
- a CDS encoding phosphoribosylaminoimidazolesuccinocarboxamide synthase, which gives rise to MENALFQTDIKEIPLLKRGKVRDIYDLGDRLLIVVTDRISAFDVVLPTPIPDKGKILTLMTLFWLDFLKDIVENHLITAHIEEYPKILKPYKEILYQRSMIVKKAKVIPVECIVRGYITGSAMKEYQKTGKVCGIKLPEGLKEADKLPEPIFTPSTKAEEGHDINITLDELINIVRKEVAETLRDLSLKLYIKASNYAESKGIIIADTKFEFGFYEGKIILIDEVLTPDSSRFWPKDEYEPGKPQKSFDKQFIRDWLSSLSWEENAPPTIPPDIVEKTRAKYFEALYRLTGKTL
- a CDS encoding transposase gives rise to the protein MNHTNYRFYAKDLLTKYGKVQDLKVPRFKNGGFRPAILPERRKDDLDLTSAIITLYVFTSKIFRLIKVTEDEVSAFSMYLFGEVK
- a CDS encoding helicase-related protein, with amino-acid sequence MGVFITNEGVKNFKERLKVLIKNSEELKFLVGFFYFSGMRELYETLKEMYKKNELQTGHIKVLVGLYVDVDNYGIYEIARKRAYFKEYSIDAIKKTFFESVKRAFNSDEMDNKDFYEQVDFFIKLLEEEKLILRKTIEPNHAKLYLFKLKDNEILPNLFIIGSSNLTKAGLTSQNEFNVEIKDFGFKEAEEYFDGHWNKAVELSKNDISKLVNILRNETLLRKVNPFTAYVYLLKTYLEIHQGKDLKEDPKELMEKAGYKPYSYQLTAVSQAKSNCEAHNGTILADVVGLGKTVIACLTAKVLGKRGIVICPPHLIGDDAKLSGWKKYLEDFKLYDWEVFSVGKLEEALNFVKKRENIEIVIVDEAHRFRNERTQSYYYLSEICRGRKVILLTATPFNNRPADLFALLKLFTIPKKSSIVLDEDLESRFWEYEHIFKKLSYIKNYHNSYDIKKRKQVEKYYKEIFRSKKVDLGKVNEKAKEIANEIRSILEPVVIRRNRLDLRHFKEKIDLPEVKDPIEWFYELTPEQLEFYDEVIQTFAPFDGSSRTFSGAIYFPIKYEKGIEDYIEEISFYLEGPKYITPEESFLYFSQRNLYDFMRRLLVKRFESSFGAFYESLQRFKRTHEKALKFIERTGKFILDRKLLEKIAEADDETIEAELAEYEKSLEEEKINRKYYKIYEVNNFKQKNEFITHIKNDIRLFEHLMKRLEEVGLREYDPKVERLTSGLKEYLAQGRKVVIFTEYIDTAKHLAEYLRREFEDSLLVAIGNLSKSTLEDLYKNFDAQYKEQDDRYKILLTTDKLSEGINLNRAGVVINYDIPWNPVRVIQRVGRINRIGKKVYDEIYIVNFFPTEKGADIVKSREIAQTKMFMIHNILGEDAKIFAPDEEPQPAELYRRLTTYKEDEEESFYSKIKSEYENITKKYPEIEKEISNLPKRIKVAKRGESYELLVFVKKGKDLFVSYKDYRKAIPEAVSFEKVIEKVRCEKDEPALSLSSDFWDHYDQILNERIAYQKSRQLKPNELSNKAFNLLNTLLKLEAEQIKPLIPFIHSLIEDIRKYGTLSDYVWAEIVSLETFLKKGEIDKIADALKKLKEEIGEDFLEKIKERLKSLDREIIIAIENQAIL
- a CDS encoding Eco57I restriction-modification methylase domain-containing protein, producing the protein MPIHSFDRDIKLAEELAKNLSYEALNDFLFRKNFTIKLEKFYNLEGKPIDEYGIKNLQLFATKEIDGQPFHVYTLELTTELTERSSKKRQFNIAKKLLNTQLVNAGLFIFHDGSGNFRFSLVYKETFGTKADYSYYKRYTFYVSPKLSNKTFILQIGKCDFDTFQSIKTAFSVEPVTKQFYDELQAWYYYAMDKVWFPEDYKYSDDPEKDKEIRTALNLIRLITRLIFIWFLKEKELIPEVLFDKEQLKGIVKDFGKGHNYYNAILQNLFFATLNRPINERGWAYDKGYPANKSNFGIKSLYRYEDKFLIPPDEVMKIFFEIPFINGGLFDCLDRDSVYIDGFSRNPKKQAKIPDYLFFQEEEQTVDLSKYGLGRKKFRGLIEILKSYNFTTDEATPIDQEIALDPELLGKVFENLLASYNPETATTARKATGSYYTPREIVDYMVDESLKAYFKTVLPDIPEESIELLLSYSDVVPDLTDEQRWKIAKAINNLKIIDPACGSGAFPMGALHKLVHILQKIDPDNKIWYKIQLEEASKEADEIFRTEKDKEKREELLRELNENFDTNINEPDYARKLYLIENCIYGVDIQPIAIQISKLRFFISLILDQKVDKSKPNCGILPLPNLETKFIAANTLIGLEKPSNTLHLIYQHTATLERDLKLLRHRYFRIKTRREKEELQKKDQELRKQIANILKKHGWSVDEAEKIASFDPFDQNASADWFDSEWMFGVRDGFDIAIGNPPYGDLLGKDVNKNTKKFVEEYYRFSTTSDISSPFIERGVELLKPGGNLFYIITFAITFNKDFSKSRYLLNMKFKRIEVISFDRDRCSIFESMTQSVSILKAIDYESKHRTGFFTSRMFRETPDIYNIELSPANRYLLPIGTSFEYPHRLPKIGEAINLGILNKLISFKNKIGNALSRNGRLMYIRTSGNYWYNAWDKKPYESSEIKPLYVKEAYYNFIVSIVNTSLFYFWFRIYGDGRHMNTDIFEEFRIPEESNILRYKKLLNYVRKDLMNSLFSVFDEERKRFETRRIKDRLDLADFVICRYLYGFNYNHIKHILDYDKEVRSGIKLDDSILGKVDEILTLTQSSDYETNQEKQQKVKELEKEIDQLVYKLYDLTEDEIAIIENN
- a CDS encoding WD40 repeat domain-containing protein; translated protein: MSGARDGSIKLWDIHRERLVKSFRGHKSSVNSVSFSLDGKYVLSGSDDKTIKLWDVETGERIRTFEGHKGRVSSACFSPDGKLVISGSDDATIRFWDVETGECMRILEGHEGSISLVCEPSEKATIHQAITFSCKLLKSRKDY